The following are from one region of the Haloactinomyces albus genome:
- a CDS encoding HesB/YadR/YfhF-family protein, protein MLTISEDAAEVIKVVLSGNESPEGAGLRIATPESGDVNEGLLASVVAEPEGNDQVVEAEGVRVFLDQQAVSVLGDKTLDAERDDNGEVGLTVRE, encoded by the coding sequence GAGGTCATCAAGGTCGTCCTGTCGGGAAATGAATCTCCCGAGGGGGCCGGTCTGCGGATCGCCACACCCGAAAGTGGCGATGTGAACGAGGGTCTGCTGGCGTCGGTCGTCGCCGAGCCAGAGGGCAACGACCAGGTTGTCGAGGCCGAGGGCGTGCGCGTCTTCCTCGATCAGCAGGCGGTTTCGGTACTGGGTGACAAGACCCTGGACGCCGAGCGCGATGACAACGGCGAGGTCGGTCTGACCGTTCGGGAGTGA
- a CDS encoding 3-methyladenine DNA glycosylase encodes MSETKSVLSEREWCEREAAHHARVSRWTEPHRRRKQRGEAHPVMDFLFTYYSHRPSRLERWQPGYGVALAGGGKFLERRGYIETDDGIMVDPAVLTPSRRSTVEFVLSLLTATAARPAQLGCFGLHEWAMVYRTDPDDVRHTGRPLRLGHQGTDEVVESMRIRCTHHDAFRFFTDQARPRNTLQPRREDQVQLEQPGCLHANMDMYKWAYKLDPLVPAELVADCFDLAARVRELDMRASPYDLGDLGYSPVPIETPEGRAEYVRRQRAFAEESANLRQRLIDLCRGVLTWADTSAAAPVENIRCTE; translated from the coding sequence GTGTCGGAAACGAAGTCGGTGCTGTCCGAACGCGAATGGTGCGAGCGGGAGGCGGCACATCACGCGCGGGTATCCCGGTGGACCGAACCGCACCGCCGCCGCAAGCAGCGCGGCGAGGCGCACCCGGTGATGGACTTCCTGTTCACCTACTACTCGCACCGCCCCTCGCGGCTGGAGCGCTGGCAACCCGGCTACGGCGTGGCCCTGGCCGGTGGCGGGAAGTTCCTCGAACGGCGCGGTTACATCGAAACCGACGACGGGATCATGGTCGACCCGGCTGTGCTGACCCCCTCCCGGCGCAGCACCGTGGAGTTCGTACTCTCGCTGCTCACCGCGACCGCAGCACGTCCGGCGCAGCTGGGATGTTTCGGGCTGCACGAGTGGGCGATGGTGTACCGGACCGACCCGGATGACGTGCGCCATACCGGCCGGCCACTACGGCTGGGCCACCAGGGCACCGACGAAGTCGTCGAGTCGATGCGGATCCGGTGCACCCACCACGACGCATTTCGCTTCTTCACCGATCAGGCACGACCGCGCAATACTCTGCAACCTCGCCGCGAGGACCAGGTGCAACTCGAACAGCCGGGCTGCCTGCACGCGAACATGGACATGTACAAGTGGGCCTACAAGCTGGATCCACTCGTGCCCGCCGAACTGGTCGCCGACTGCTTCGACCTCGCAGCACGGGTCCGGGAACTCGACATGCGTGCCAGCCCCTACGACCTCGGTGACCTCGGCTACTCACCGGTTCCCATCGAGACGCCCGAAGGGCGCGCGGAATACGTGCGCAGGCAGCGTGCCTTCGCCGAGGAATCCGCGAACCTGCGCCAACGGTTGATCGACCTCTGTCGCGGAGTGCTCACCTGGGCCGACACGTCTGCTGCGGCTCCCGTCGAAAACATCCGGTGCACGGAATGA